The following are from one region of the Populus trichocarpa isolate Nisqually-1 chromosome 8, P.trichocarpa_v4.1, whole genome shotgun sequence genome:
- the LOC7462083 gene encoding alcohol acyltransferase 9 produces the protein MANSVHVKEVIVIKPSEPTPSCVLSLSALDSQLFLRFTVEYLFVFKARPGLDQGVITARVKAALAKILVPYYPLAGRVRAKLDGSSLEVVCRAQGAVFMEAVSDHTINDFDRAPRYVTQWRKLLSVSVADVLKGAPPLVVQLTWLRGGDATLGVGLNHSVCDGIGSAEFLNSFAELATSRNRVDDLKPKPIWDRHLFYPTNSSRCYSATHLEFNRVPDLCGFTSRFSNERLTPTSIIFDKRWLNELKKLALSTSTPIGLAYTSYEVLSAHVWRSWARALNLPSNQILKLLFSINIRNRVKPSVPSGYYGNAFVLGCAQTTVKDLAEKGLGYSAMLIKRAKERVDNEYVRSVIESVSQSRACPDSVGVLIISQWSRLGLERVDFGIGKPVHVGPICSDRYCLVLPVYNQPDAVKVTVAVPASVVDKYEYLVKSPCS, from the coding sequence ATGGCAAACTCTGTCCATGTCAAAGAAGTTATAGTGATCAAACCATCTGAGCCAACCCCAAGTTGTGTTTTGTCTCTCTCAGCCCTTGATTCTCAGCTTTTTCTACGTTTCACTGTGGAGTACCTCTTTGTTTTCAAGGCTCGTCCAGGTTTAGACCAAGGTGTAATCACAGCTCGTGTCAAAGCTGCATTAGCTAAGATTTTGGTGCCTTATTATCCACTCGCAGGACGTGTCAGGGCCAAGCTCGATGGTTCAAGCCTGGAGGTTGTGTGTCGAGCCCAAGGAGCGGTGTTTATGGAGGCTGTCTCTGATCACACGATTAACGACTTTGATAGGGCCCCACGGTACGTGACACAATGGAGGAAGCTCTTGTCCGTCAGCGTGGCAGATGTTCTTAAAGGGGCCCCACCTCTTGTTGTCCAGCTTACGTGGCTCAGAGGTGGAGATGCCACGTTAGGTGTTGGTCTTAACCATAGTGTCTGCGATGGAATTGGTAGTGCCGAGTTTCTCAACTCTTTCGCTGAGTTAGCCACGAGTCGAAACCGAGTGGATGATTTGAAACCCAAGCCAATTTGGGATCGCCACCTTTTTTATCCCACAAACTCTTCTCGTTGTTACTCAGCGACTCATCTCGAGTTCAACCGAGTTCCAGACCTCTGTGGTTTTACAAGTCGCTTCTCTAATGAAAGACTCACCCCCACCTCCATAATTTTTGATAAAAGATGGCTAAATGAGTTAAAGAAACTCGCTTTGTCAACGAGTACACCTATTGGGTTAGCATATACGTCTTACGAGGTACTATCAGCTCATGTATGGAGGAGCTGGGCCAGAGCTCTAAACTTACCATCAAACCAAATCTTGAAGCTTCTTTTTAGCATAAATATCAGAAACCGAGTCAAACCTAGTGTACCCAGTGGGTACTACGGCAATGCATTTGTTCTAGGGTGCGCGCAAACAACTGTTAAAGATTTGGCAGAGAAGGGTTTAGGTTATTCGGCaatgttaataaaaagagcTAAAGAAAGAGTGGATAACGAGTACGTAAGATCAGTGATAGAATCAGTGAGCCAGTCAAGAGCTTGTCCTGACTCAGTTGGAGTGTTGATCATATCGCAATGGTCAAGGCTAGGGTTAGAGAGGGTTGACTTTGGAATAGGGAAGCCGGTTCATGTGGGTCCAATATGTAGTGATAGGTACTGTTTGGTTTTACCTGTTTATAATCAACCGGATGCTGTTAAAGTGACGGTAGCTGTCCCAGCAAGCGTTGTTGACAAGTATGAGTATCTGGTCAAGAGTCCATGTTCTTGA